In Planifilum fulgidum, a genomic segment contains:
- the yidD gene encoding membrane protein insertion efficiency factor YidD: MKVIALGAIRFYRRFISPLKPPTCRFYPTCSEYGLTAISRYGVLRGGWLTVKRIAKCHPFHPGGYDPVP; the protein is encoded by the coding sequence ATGAAGGTCATCGCGTTGGGGGCGATCCGTTTCTACCGCCGTTTCATCTCCCCCCTGAAACCGCCGACCTGCCGGTTTTACCCCACCTGTTCCGAGTACGGATTGACGGCGATTTCCCGCTACGGCGTGCTGCGCGGGGGGTGGCTCACGGTGAAGCGGATCGCCAAGTGCCATCCCTTTCATCCGGGAGGCTACGATCCGGTTCCCTGA
- a CDS encoding YidC/Oxa1 family membrane protein insertase, translating to MQKRRRKWIGLLLLAAAFGALAGCAPDPSQFKPVDPNGGIWDRFFVYPLTVALDAFNELIGSYGLSILVVTVIIRLLLLPLTIKQMKSSKAMQALQPELKRLQEKYRNNQQKLQEETMKLFQKHNVNPMSGCLPLLIQLPVLIAFYQSIMRNQHIAESDFLWMQLGQPDPWIVLPALAALTTYLQSIATGMGDNPQTRVMLFVMPVMIFVLAYQFPAALSLYWVYSNLFSMVQYYFLSDKYRAKKQEG from the coding sequence TTGCAAAAACGTCGCAGAAAATGGATCGGTCTTTTGCTTCTGGCCGCGGCGTTCGGCGCCCTGGCCGGTTGCGCGCCGGATCCCTCGCAATTCAAACCGGTCGATCCGAACGGCGGCATCTGGGACAGATTTTTTGTCTATCCCCTGACCGTCGCGTTGGATGCGTTCAATGAACTGATCGGCAGTTACGGTCTTTCCATCTTGGTGGTTACGGTTATCATCCGTTTGCTCCTGCTTCCTCTGACCATCAAGCAGATGAAGAGCTCCAAGGCGATGCAGGCCCTGCAGCCGGAGCTGAAGAGGCTTCAGGAGAAGTACAGGAACAATCAGCAAAAGCTGCAGGAAGAGACGATGAAGCTCTTCCAGAAACACAACGTCAATCCCATGTCCGGGTGTCTTCCGCTCCTGATCCAGTTGCCCGTCCTGATCGCGTTCTACCAGTCGATCATGCGCAATCAACACATCGCCGAATCGGACTTTTTGTGGATGCAGCTCGGCCAGCCCGATCCCTGGATTGTGCTGCCCGCTCTGGCGGCGTTGACCACCTACCTGCAGTCCATCGCCACGGGGATGGGGGACAATCCGCAGACACGGGTCATGCTCTTTGTGATGCCGGTCATGATTTTTGTCCTGGCCTACCAGTTTCCGGCGGCTCTGTCTTTGTACTGGGTGTACAGCAACCTGTTCTCCATGGTTCAGTATTACTTCCTGAGCGACAAATACCGTGCAAAAAAACAGGAGGGTTGA
- the jag gene encoding RNA-binding cell elongation regulator Jag/EloR, whose translation MNKVIVSAKTVEEAVEEALGRLKATRDQVRISVLEEPRRGWFGLFGARPAKVQVERIASTVNPVEQGLRFLKEVLSTMGLSLEVEVRKEQESVTFDLRGEQLGLVIGRRGQTLDALQYLVNIVANRGAETRQRIILDAGGFRERRRKTLQGLADRLARQVLRTGKEVRLEPMSPADRKVIHTRIQAVEGLTTYSEGEEPERRVVIAPKK comes from the coding sequence GTGAACAAGGTGATTGTTTCGGCGAAAACCGTGGAGGAGGCGGTGGAGGAAGCCCTCGGCCGCCTCAAGGCCACCCGGGACCAGGTGCGGATTTCGGTGCTGGAGGAGCCCCGCAGGGGATGGTTTGGCCTTTTCGGGGCCCGTCCGGCGAAGGTGCAGGTGGAACGGATCGCTTCCACGGTGAACCCGGTGGAACAGGGCCTCCGGTTTCTGAAGGAGGTGCTCTCCACCATGGGGCTTTCCCTGGAGGTGGAGGTGCGAAAGGAGCAGGAAAGCGTCACCTTTGATCTGCGCGGGGAACAGTTGGGACTTGTCATCGGACGGCGCGGACAAACCCTGGACGCCCTGCAGTATCTGGTCAACATCGTGGCAAACCGCGGCGCCGAAACACGCCAACGGATCATTCTGGATGCGGGGGGCTTTCGGGAACGCCGGCGGAAAACCCTCCAGGGGCTGGCGGACCGGCTGGCCCGTCAGGTGCTTCGGACCGGCAAGGAAGTGAGGCTGGAACCGATGAGTCCGGCGGACAGGAAGGTGATTCACACCCGGATCCAGGCGGTGGAAGGGCTCACCACTTACAGCGAGGGGGAGGAGCCCGAACGCCGCGTCGTCATTGCTCCGAAAAAATAG
- the mnmE gene encoding tRNA uridine-5-carboxymethylaminomethyl(34) synthesis GTPase MnmE yields MENDTIAAISTPVGEGGIAVIRVSGPEAVEVVDRVYKGKRSLTEVDTHTVHYGHILHPETKEVLDEVLVTVMRAPRTFTREDVVEVSCHGGVVPVQKVLEALLTAGARLAEPGEFTKRAFLNGRIDLSQAEAVIDLIRSKTDRAARVAMDQARGRLSRLIRKLRQEILETLAHLAVNVDYPEYDAEELTAKTLLSRCRQIEGEILRLLETARQGKILRDGIATVIVGRPNVGKSSLLNALSQENKAIVTDIPGTTRDVIEEYVNVRGIPLRLVDTAGIRETEDVVERIGVERSRRALEQADLVLLVLNYAEPLTEDDRKLLEAVRSHTAIVVVNKTDLERRIDLEEVRRLIGDTPLVTLSLKEERGLDRLEEAIGELFFAGKVEGTEATYVSNVRHIHLLERALGNVRDAIAGIEGNIPLDMVEIDLKNAWQHLGEIIGEAVSEDLIDQIFSQFCLGK; encoded by the coding sequence ATGGAAAATGATACGATTGCGGCCATTTCCACGCCCGTCGGCGAGGGAGGAATCGCCGTCATCCGGGTGAGCGGACCGGAGGCGGTGGAGGTGGTCGATCGGGTATATAAGGGGAAGCGGTCCTTGACGGAAGTGGACACCCATACGGTTCACTACGGCCACATTCTCCATCCGGAGACGAAAGAGGTTCTCGACGAGGTGCTGGTCACCGTCATGCGGGCTCCGCGCACCTTCACCCGGGAGGATGTGGTGGAGGTGAGCTGCCACGGCGGCGTGGTTCCGGTGCAAAAGGTGCTGGAAGCGCTCCTTACGGCGGGAGCCCGTCTGGCCGAGCCGGGGGAGTTTACCAAGCGGGCCTTTCTGAACGGGCGGATCGACCTTTCTCAGGCGGAGGCGGTCATCGATTTGATCCGTTCCAAGACGGACCGGGCCGCCCGCGTGGCGATGGATCAGGCCCGGGGCCGTCTCTCCCGGTTGATCCGGAAGCTGCGGCAGGAAATCCTGGAGACCCTGGCCCACCTGGCGGTCAATGTGGATTATCCGGAATATGATGCGGAAGAGTTGACGGCGAAGACGCTTCTTTCCCGTTGCCGCCAGATCGAGGGGGAGATCCTCCGGCTGCTGGAGACCGCGCGGCAGGGAAAAATTTTGCGTGACGGAATCGCCACGGTCATCGTCGGGCGGCCCAACGTGGGCAAGTCGTCCCTGCTGAACGCCCTTTCCCAGGAAAACAAGGCGATCGTGACCGACATCCCCGGAACCACCCGGGATGTGATCGAGGAATATGTGAACGTGCGGGGCATTCCGCTTCGCCTGGTGGACACCGCCGGCATTCGCGAAACCGAAGACGTGGTGGAACGGATCGGTGTGGAGCGTTCCCGCCGGGCCCTCGAACAGGCGGACCTGGTGTTGCTCGTGCTCAATTACGCGGAACCGCTGACGGAGGATGACCGGAAACTGCTTGAGGCGGTGCGCTCTCATACGGCGATCGTTGTGGTGAACAAGACGGACCTGGAGCGGCGGATTGATCTGGAGGAAGTGCGCCGCCTGATCGGCGACACGCCGCTCGTCACCCTGTCCCTGAAGGAGGAGCGGGGGCTCGACCGGCTGGAGGAGGCGATCGGCGAACTCTTCTTCGCCGGCAAAGTGGAGGGGACGGAGGCCACGTACGTGAGCAATGTGCGCCACATCCACCTTCTGGAGCGGGCCCTCGGCAATGTCCGGGACGCCATCGCGGGAATCGAGGGGAATATCCCCCTCGACATGGTGGAAATCGATCTGAAAAACGCGTGGCAGCACCTGGGGGAGATCATCGGCGAAGCGGTGTCCGAGGATTTGATCGATCAGATCTTTTCCCAATTCTGTCTGGGCAAGTGA
- the mnmG gene encoding tRNA uridine-5-carboxymethylaminomethyl(34) synthesis enzyme MnmG: MSYRAGEYDVIVVGAGHAGCEAALAAARMGCRTLLLTLSLDTIAYMPCNPSIGGPAKGHVVREIDALGGEMARNIDKTHIQMRMLNTGKGPAVYALRAQADKVKYQQEMKRTLEAEPNLDLHQAMVEKLVVEDGVCRGVITRTGAEYRSRAVVLTTGTYLRGKIFIGDLSYESGPNNLQPSVNLSYNLMDLGFEMVRFKTGTPPRVNRLTVDTDKMEIQPGDEEPRAFSYETTEYITDQLPCWLTYTNERTHEVIRRNLHRAPMYSGMIEGRGPRYCPSIEDKIVRFADKARHQIFLEPEGRDTLEMYVQGLSTSLPEDVQREMLRTIRGLEKVEMMRTGYAIEYDAIVPTQLWPSLETKLVENLFTAGQINGTSGYEEAAGQGIMAGINAARKVQGKEPVILDRSQAYIGVMIDDLVTKGTEEPYRLLTSRAEYRLLLRHDNADLRLTELGYEIGLIPEERYRRFVAKKQAIEREMARLRETRVKPTPEVQRILREAGSSELNSAVELAQLIKRPELGYREISLIAPPPEPVPPEVAEQVEIQLKYEGYIRKSLQQVEKMKRMENKKIPSWVDYDKIQGISSESREKLKKVRPLSLGQASRISGVNPADISILMVYIEQGGKSFAKA, from the coding sequence ATGAGTTATCGCGCTGGAGAGTACGATGTGATCGTCGTCGGCGCGGGGCATGCCGGTTGTGAGGCGGCTTTGGCCGCGGCGCGGATGGGTTGCCGGACGCTCCTGCTCACCCTGAGCCTGGACACCATCGCCTACATGCCCTGCAACCCTTCGATCGGCGGGCCGGCCAAGGGGCATGTGGTGCGGGAGATCGATGCCCTGGGCGGGGAAATGGCGCGAAATATCGACAAGACCCATATCCAGATGCGGATGCTCAACACCGGCAAGGGGCCGGCCGTCTACGCCCTGCGGGCCCAGGCGGACAAGGTGAAGTACCAGCAGGAGATGAAACGGACCCTGGAGGCGGAGCCCAATTTGGATCTCCATCAGGCGATGGTGGAGAAGCTGGTCGTCGAGGACGGGGTGTGCCGGGGGGTGATCACCCGCACCGGCGCCGAATACCGCTCACGGGCCGTGGTGCTGACGACGGGGACCTATCTGCGCGGAAAAATTTTCATCGGCGATCTGTCCTACGAAAGCGGCCCGAACAACCTGCAGCCCTCCGTCAATCTGTCCTACAACCTGATGGATTTGGGCTTTGAGATGGTCCGATTCAAGACGGGGACTCCGCCCCGGGTGAACAGGCTGACCGTCGACACCGACAAGATGGAGATCCAACCGGGGGATGAGGAGCCGCGGGCCTTCTCCTATGAGACCACCGAGTACATCACCGATCAGCTTCCCTGTTGGCTGACCTACACCAATGAGCGGACCCATGAGGTGATCCGCCGCAATTTGCACCGGGCGCCGATGTATTCCGGAATGATCGAGGGGCGGGGCCCCCGCTACTGCCCCTCCATCGAGGACAAGATCGTCCGCTTTGCCGACAAGGCCCGCCACCAGATCTTCCTGGAGCCGGAGGGAAGAGACACCCTGGAGATGTATGTGCAGGGGTTGTCCACCAGCTTGCCGGAGGATGTGCAGCGGGAGATGCTGCGGACGATCAGGGGCCTGGAAAAGGTGGAGATGATGCGCACCGGTTATGCCATCGAATACGACGCCATCGTCCCCACCCAGCTGTGGCCCAGCCTGGAGACGAAGCTGGTGGAGAACCTGTTTACGGCGGGGCAGATCAACGGCACCTCCGGCTATGAAGAAGCCGCCGGCCAGGGAATCATGGCCGGGATCAACGCCGCAAGGAAAGTGCAGGGGAAGGAGCCGGTGATCCTGGACCGTTCCCAGGCCTATATCGGCGTCATGATCGACGATCTGGTGACCAAGGGAACGGAGGAGCCCTACCGCCTCCTCACCTCCCGGGCGGAATACCGCCTTCTCCTTCGCCATGACAACGCGGACCTCCGCTTGACGGAACTGGGTTATGAGATCGGATTGATCCCCGAGGAGCGGTACCGCCGGTTTGTCGCCAAAAAACAGGCGATCGAGCGGGAAATGGCGCGGCTGAGAGAGACGAGGGTGAAACCGACTCCCGAGGTTCAGCGGATCCTGCGGGAGGCCGGGTCCAGCGAATTGAACAGCGCCGTCGAGCTGGCCCAGCTGATCAAACGGCCCGAACTGGGGTACCGGGAGATCAGCCTCATCGCTCCGCCGCCGGAACCGGTTCCTCCGGAGGTGGCGGAACAGGTGGAGATCCAGCTGAAGTATGAGGGATATATCCGGAAATCGCTGCAGCAGGTGGAAAAGATGAAGCGGATGGAGAACAAAAAGATTCCCTCGTGGGTGGACTATGACAAGATCCAGGGGATTTCCTCGGAGTCCCGGGAAAAGCTGAAAAAGGTGCGCCCCCTGTCTCTCGGTCAGGCGTCGCGCATCTCGGGAGTCAATCCCGCGGACATCTCGATCCTGATGGTGTACATCGAACAGGGAGGAAAATCCTTCGCCAAGGCGTGA
- the rsmG gene encoding 16S rRNA (guanine(527)-N(7))-methyltransferase RsmG, whose translation MEGLPGPALFLPIVKEDLMVDIRSQFLGHVKNLGWELSPGQSEQFDRYLQLLLSKNRVINLTALTEEREVYIKHFFDSLTVAKPVPMEEINTVIDVGTGAGFPGLPLKILFPHLRMVLVDSLRKRVGFLRDVIRELKLDQTEAIHGRAEELARQESHRERFDLAVARAVARLPVLAELCLPFVRVGGWFVAMKGPDAERELEEAEGALQRLGGGEVKQEVLFLPEGMGERRLLIVRKLSPTPAAYPRRPGIPAKNPLR comes from the coding sequence ATGGAAGGCCTTCCGGGTCCGGCTTTATTTCTGCCGATTGTGAAGGAGGATCTGATGGTGGACATCCGGTCGCAGTTTCTGGGTCATGTGAAAAACCTGGGGTGGGAACTCTCCCCCGGGCAGTCGGAGCAGTTTGACCGCTATTTGCAGCTGTTGCTGTCAAAAAACCGGGTGATCAATCTGACGGCCCTCACCGAAGAGAGGGAAGTGTACATCAAGCATTTTTTCGATTCCCTTACGGTAGCCAAACCGGTGCCGATGGAGGAAATCAACACGGTGATCGATGTGGGGACGGGCGCCGGGTTTCCCGGCCTTCCGCTGAAAATCCTTTTTCCCCATCTCCGGATGGTCCTGGTGGATTCCCTGCGGAAACGGGTCGGTTTTCTGAGGGATGTGATCCGGGAGCTGAAGCTGGATCAGACGGAGGCGATTCACGGACGGGCCGAGGAACTGGCGCGTCAGGAGAGCCATCGGGAACGGTTCGATCTGGCCGTGGCGCGGGCGGTGGCCCGCCTGCCGGTGTTGGCGGAACTGTGCTTGCCCTTTGTGCGCGTCGGCGGTTGGTTTGTGGCGATGAAGGGGCCGGATGCGGAGAGGGAACTGGAAGAGGCGGAGGGAGCCCTTCAAAGGTTGGGGGGCGGGGAAGTGAAACAAGAGGTGCTGTTCCTTCCGGAAGGGATGGGGGAGAGAAGGCTTTTGATCGTGAGGAAGCTGTCGCCCACTCCGGCCGCCTATCCGCGGCGACCGGGGATTCCGGCCAAAAATCCCCTTCGATGA
- a CDS encoding FAD-dependent oxidoreductase, with protein sequence MQLTGGEFDVIVIGSGRSGRETALAATREGCSTLLISLSPGTIASMMWSTSDESPLKQELIQAFIPSGSEHKNKKQPSITIQTTLNQPDRDSSIYVLQAQVQRNEHPPGSDEPAALQIGNPRTPSSGPSKSLREREMRIREKLLRRTSRHPEQDPEQDEEKDAAGEKREAKPAVRKEISSIYRQRNNYLRRKLLDRPNGREKAVQIPPQPRQKDEEERTKAPKRNSAHAAQEASPISLLTSKGATGPQEPLLRMDRSRRKKQRNDGTAKVHPLIYRESPTQEKKPGKNRFQSLVWEDSKGEDPAAEQEAKPKVQPKTVKMRFADGGAEKKKPMEGDSQSVPPLHPKKAPQEQRIEQRPASEQRQINRQGNRPASSEPEREKRKISFIEREQARKILEQSGSTPLKREAIQLEDPYGYNAWEDIMPFSRGKENQSTLDASEKRKIALRGLRNLINNLG encoded by the coding sequence GTGCAGCTTACAGGTGGAGAATTTGACGTGATCGTCATAGGCTCTGGCCGTTCGGGACGCGAAACAGCATTGGCTGCCACCCGCGAAGGGTGCTCCACCCTGTTGATCTCCCTCTCCCCGGGAACCATCGCTTCAATGATGTGGAGCACCTCCGACGAGTCTCCGTTAAAACAAGAGCTGATCCAGGCATTTATCCCCTCCGGCAGCGAACACAAGAACAAAAAGCAGCCGTCCATCACCATCCAAACCACCCTCAACCAACCGGATCGGGACTCGTCCATCTATGTCCTGCAGGCCCAGGTCCAGCGCAATGAGCATCCTCCCGGCTCCGACGAGCCCGCTGCGTTGCAGATCGGCAATCCCCGGACGCCTTCTTCCGGTCCAAGCAAAAGCCTGCGGGAGCGGGAGATGCGGATCCGGGAAAAACTGCTCCGCCGAACCAGCCGCCACCCGGAGCAGGATCCGGAACAGGATGAAGAGAAGGATGCCGCCGGCGAAAAAAGGGAGGCCAAACCAGCCGTCAGGAAAGAGATCTCTTCCATCTATCGGCAGAGGAACAACTACCTGAGACGTAAGCTGCTGGACCGTCCCAACGGCCGGGAAAAAGCCGTGCAAATCCCCCCGCAGCCTCGGCAAAAGGATGAGGAGGAAAGAACCAAAGCGCCCAAAAGGAATTCCGCCCATGCCGCTCAAGAAGCCTCACCCATCTCTCTCCTCACCTCCAAGGGCGCCACAGGGCCTCAGGAACCGCTCCTTCGCATGGACCGATCGCGCCGAAAAAAGCAGCGAAACGACGGCACGGCCAAAGTCCATCCCTTGATCTACCGGGAAAGTCCGACCCAGGAAAAAAAGCCGGGCAAAAACCGCTTTCAATCCTTGGTATGGGAGGATTCCAAAGGGGAGGACCCCGCGGCGGAACAGGAAGCAAAACCCAAGGTTCAACCCAAAACGGTGAAAATGAGGTTTGCCGACGGGGGGGCAGAAAAGAAAAAACCGATGGAAGGCGATTCGCAGTCCGTCCCTCCTCTGCATCCCAAAAAGGCGCCGCAGGAGCAGCGCATTGAACAACGGCCGGCCTCCGAACAGCGCCAAATCAACCGGCAGGGAAACAGACCGGCAAGTTCCGAGCCGGAACGGGAGAAAAGAAAGATCTCCTTCATCGAGCGGGAACAAGCCCGAAAGATCCTGGAGCAGTCGGGCAGCACCCCCCTGAAGCGGGAAGCGATCCAGTTGGAGGATCCCTACGGCTACAACGCCTGGGAAGATATCATGCCCTTTTCGAGGGGAAAAGAAAACCAATCGACGCTGGACGCGTCGGAAAAGAGAAAAATCGCCCTTCGCGGACTGCGGAACCTGATCAACAATCTGGGATGA
- a CDS encoding ParM/StbA family protein has translation MVTPVYIGNDQGYYGTKVVCRHGDKFYKLFIRNMVVPNRVGEITYNNDPHNIMYRESEGDREWFVGKLAIEQSGDDELFDSHERRLFSPTWFREKEYLIMFRVSTGLMLQGCKEPIVSVALPTDSYIDYKEELKRRLIGKHSFEVKQGNLPYRRIEFEIKRENLYVISQPMATLFHIALDRDGQLLNEDLFIQKVSINDLGFGTSDVETLHGETIIKRQSFSSRHAMLSVYQLLSKRLLEFTREIDPDKTGKEYQIWSLNRVIHSGEISFKGKVYNVSEIVQSCIQEVGQAMVDEVWHRLDYADDITYIILTGGASIPFKPYYRERFGDKLIFAEDYGIEAQFANAFGLCKFSQSKSKSVPVKSEQEVAATIQEEFTVPEKKEETEKK, from the coding sequence ATGGTAACACCGGTCTACATAGGAAACGACCAGGGATATTACGGCACCAAAGTGGTCTGCCGTCACGGGGACAAATTTTACAAACTTTTTATTCGCAACATGGTCGTTCCCAATCGGGTGGGAGAGATCACCTACAACAACGATCCCCACAACATCATGTACCGGGAGTCGGAAGGGGATCGGGAATGGTTCGTGGGGAAGCTGGCCATCGAGCAATCCGGGGACGACGAACTCTTTGATTCCCACGAGCGCCGGCTGTTCAGCCCCACCTGGTTCCGCGAAAAGGAATACCTGATCATGTTCCGCGTCAGCACCGGTCTGATGCTCCAGGGATGCAAAGAGCCGATCGTGTCCGTCGCCCTTCCCACGGACAGTTACATCGACTACAAGGAAGAATTGAAACGCCGTCTGATCGGCAAGCACAGCTTTGAGGTCAAACAGGGGAACCTCCCCTACAGAAGGATCGAATTCGAAATCAAGCGGGAAAACCTGTACGTCATCAGCCAGCCGATGGCCACCCTGTTCCACATCGCCCTCGACCGGGACGGCCAGCTCCTCAACGAAGACCTGTTCATCCAAAAGGTGAGCATCAACGATCTCGGGTTCGGCACCTCCGATGTGGAAACCCTTCACGGCGAAACGATCATCAAGCGGCAGAGCTTTTCCTCTCGCCACGCCATGCTGAGCGTGTATCAGCTCCTGTCCAAGCGGCTGCTGGAGTTCACCCGGGAAATCGATCCCGACAAGACCGGCAAAGAGTATCAGATTTGGAGCCTCAACCGCGTCATCCATTCGGGAGAAATCAGCTTCAAAGGAAAAGTGTACAACGTGTCGGAAATCGTCCAGAGCTGCATCCAGGAAGTGGGTCAAGCGATGGTGGATGAGGTGTGGCATCGCCTCGATTACGCGGACGACATCACCTACATCATCCTGACCGGCGGCGCATCCATTCCCTTCAAGCCCTATTATCGCGAGCGCTTCGGAGACAAGCTCATCTTTGCGGAAGACTACGGAATCGAAGCGCAATTTGCCAACGCCTTCGGACTCTGCAAATTCTCCCAATCCAAATCCAAATCGGTTCCGGTCAAAAGCGAACAGGAAGTGGCCGCCACCATTCAGGAAGAATTTACGGTTCCCGAAAAGAAAGAAGAAACGGAGAAAAAGTGA
- the yfkAB gene encoding radical SAM/CxCxxxxC motif protein YfkAB — protein MDQQTSKRPLSPQWDPWDPWHTRSTKGRYELTSVEFTVTHLCNLRCEHCAVGEMLTEVEAEPIPVEQLIRRLEEVDTLQTLSITGGEPVFNPKTVREIIRPLLRYARERGLYTQLNTNLTLPLSRYEGWVEDVDVLHISYNYRDASDFHRIAFARHKRDVSPAAAEKLFVQMVENAKTLSKAGVFVSAETFLSPFTVPHIESIHRDVASMGCLRHEIHPLYPSDFARDMELISLDEYRDAVRRLLKARVPDVWILFGTLPFYPCSSREEDVELWRDLHREEGVTVRHDPDGRNRLNVNIFTGDIIVTDFGDIPPLGNIRRDRLSDAFDRWLGHPVARRLHCYCPAARCTGPNVIVADTYYPETDFQKRKARISL, from the coding sequence ATGGATCAACAGACAAGCAAACGCCCCTTGTCCCCCCAATGGGATCCTTGGGACCCCTGGCACACCCGCAGCACCAAGGGGCGTTACGAATTGACCAGCGTGGAATTCACCGTCACTCATCTTTGCAATCTTCGCTGCGAACATTGCGCCGTGGGGGAAATGCTCACCGAGGTGGAAGCAGAACCGATTCCCGTCGAACAGCTGATCCGCCGCCTGGAAGAAGTGGACACCCTGCAAACCCTCAGCATCACCGGCGGGGAACCCGTCTTCAATCCGAAAACGGTCAGGGAAATCATTCGGCCCCTCCTCCGCTACGCCCGGGAGCGGGGGCTATACACCCAGCTCAACACCAATCTGACCCTCCCCCTTTCCAGGTACGAGGGATGGGTGGAGGATGTGGACGTGCTCCATATCTCCTACAATTACAGGGATGCCTCGGATTTCCACCGGATCGCCTTTGCCAGGCACAAACGGGACGTTTCCCCCGCCGCCGCGGAAAAGTTGTTCGTCCAAATGGTGGAGAACGCAAAAACCCTTTCCAAAGCGGGGGTGTTCGTCTCCGCCGAAACCTTTCTCAGCCCCTTCACCGTCCCCCACATTGAGTCGATCCACCGGGACGTGGCATCCATGGGATGTCTCCGGCACGAAATCCACCCCCTGTACCCCAGCGATTTCGCCCGGGACATGGAGCTGATCTCCCTGGATGAATACCGGGATGCGGTCCGCCGACTGCTGAAGGCCCGGGTCCCGGACGTCTGGATCCTGTTCGGAACCCTTCCCTTCTACCCCTGCAGCAGCCGGGAGGAAGATGTCGAATTGTGGCGGGATCTCCACCGGGAAGAGGGCGTGACCGTCAGGCACGACCCGGACGGACGCAACCGGCTCAACGTCAACATCTTCACCGGGGACATCATCGTCACCGATTTCGGCGACATTCCTCCCCTGGGGAACATCCGGAGGGACCGGCTGAGCGACGCCTTTGACCGCTGGCTCGGACACCCCGTCGCCAGGCGCCTCCACTGCTACTGCCCGGCCGCCCGCTGCACGGGACCCAATGTCATCGTGGCGGACACCTATTATCCGGAAACCGATTTCCAAAAAAGAAAGGCCCGGATATCCCTGTGA